GCTTTTATTGGGGTAGATTTTTTACTTTTTCCGCACATTGAATACTTGCCACGCTCACTGCTTGGGGCTTTTACTTTCTTTGAATCAACAGAATTGAGATCAGTTACAGATAACGCAATTGCCTCTAATAGTAAGCTATACTAAAACAAGGTCTGGAGTATTATAAATAGATTACTTGTTGGCGCCGGATCATAAGACATCGTTACTTTGCTGTATCTGGATGGGAGGTGCAATTCGAGTGCGAATTTCATCATACACCGCAATATCAATGCCCTCACTAACTTCTAAAGAGACAACCATGCCATAAGGGACTGGTGAAACGATTTTACCAGCCTCCTGACGACAGTTCACTTTGATTTCCATAGCATAACCATCAATAAATGGCTCTGCTTTTTCACCTTCAAAAACCTCGTGTTGAACAGTACCGCGACGAACCGCCTGCCAATCCGCATCACTTCTCGAGGGAACTAGGTTGCTGTTTTTGATCTCGAACCACAAACTAGCTGTTCTATATTTCTGTGTATTTACTGCTAAGGGAGAAAGCCAGGCAAGAGTAACGGTCAAGCGTCGCCATTCAGGACGGGAACCAAGTGAAGGCGGTAAAGGTAATCTAAAAACATGCGCTGCGCTATCCGATAGCTGCCCGAATCCTAGTAAAGAAGCTCTTTGCTTAGTGCAATTAAGCACACGCTCGATCTCTGGCATGCCGTATCCTAACCACCGAGCCAACAGTTTCTTGTGCTGCCTATTTATCTCGTTAGCTATATCAGCAGACCTAGAATAAAGGCGGTTAGCTCTTTCAACGATTTTTCTCCCGATTTCTGAATCCTTTATAACACTTAATAATCTTTCTCCCATATCAGACCACATACACCCGTGAACAAGCATTGCTTTGAGCAGAGGAGTAATGCAGACATCATCATTAAAAGCAGGCAGTTGATCATTAAGTATATCAATCAAAGAATCATAGCAGATGCCAGCAGATCTGCTTATGAGTGCAGCAGCGTTGCTTGTCCCACAACAATATGATGTTGCCGAAAGCTCTCCTTCTATTGTTCCTGGAGATGCGACCTTATTTCCAGGTGGAATACGATGGATCGCTGGTTCAATAGTTGACGGGCCTGATTTCATAACGGGTCGATAATACTGCCTACCACCTACGAATAGAATATCCGGTTTTATTGCTCTTCGATATCCACTTCCGAAAGCTGATACTGGACTAGGGAGCAACTGACCAAAAGGATCTATTCTATTTCCTACCTGAACTACATTAGAACTATCGAAATGAACTGCGCCAACAGTTATGCCATTCATGCTTTCTGCAGGGGAAAGCAATCTTCGATGTCGTGCATCTTGGTAGAGCGCTTTCACTGTAATCTTCTCAAGATCTTCGGGTGCAAGTGCGCGGAACTCATCATCAGCAATTTCAAGTGATATTTGGCTGCAATGATTTCCCGCACTAATAATAAAAAGTACATTGTACTTCACGCTAAGCCAGTCTATAAGACGTGCAATAGGGCTCATTGCATTTATAAATTGTCTACTTTTATCTCCAAAAGACAGGTTAATAACTCGAACATCTGGAGCAACGGGTCCATCTTCTCCATCGCCTTCAATCATCCTCTTGATCGCACGATGTATCAAATCTACTACGAGAACATCATCGGGCACACACTCTGGGCGGGGTGTTATAAAACAATTCTTCATGGGCTTCATAATAGGGCGGAGGTAGACGGGACGTGCAAGCGCTGCAGAGCTATCATTCATATCTCCGCGTACTATCAATGATGCCATCGACGTACCATGAATCCGTTCAGATGCGGTGTAATCTTCAGACCAATTATCTGGATCATCGATTCTTAGTCTACCTGCTAACGAAAGGTGATTTTCTATCGGGAGTCCATCTAGAATTGCAACAACCGAACTGCCAGTTGGCAAAGGTGCATCTTTGACAGTACCTCTCTCGATCTCACCATCAATATGTTGATCCCCGACTGACATCTGCCCAACAGGCCGGAAAAACATTATGTTGTCGCACTTGACTAACTCAACAGTTGGATCATCAATAATCGTTCTTACGCAATTAGCCGGCAATTCAGCTAGTATGGCATGGTATGCAATGTCTTCAAGGACACACTGGCCCAAAATTTGGCCTCCAGCTTGTTGCACCAAATTGGAAACTTCTTGTTGACTAATTATTCTTTTAGCAGTATTTTCTCTAAACCATAACTCTGCCTCAAAACGAAGCATTCTATCACCATCGTATTTGAGATCTTGGCGCCAAATATCAATGATACCAGTCTCCGAAAGGCGGTCTTGAACATCCCATCGACGGATTTCCTTGAGATGAAGAAAAGCATCGCGGAATTTGGTCATCCCTCTAACAAACTGCATATTGGGATCGGCTTGATATTGACGCCATAATGAAAGCATTTCATCCAGTGCTTTTTGATTCGTCATGACAAGATACAGACGGCCATTTAGACTCTTGTCCGGCTTTGACTCATCGAAAAAATCATCATCTGGAGCTATCTCGTCGATTTCTAGTTCGCCCAACCACTCCAAACCATCAATACACTTGACGGCTCTTGCGAAATTTTCTACACTTCCAATTGTTTCAATTACTAAGACCTGCTCTGGATCAATTCCTGCTGTTGTTTGTTGCATTTCAACTCTTCTAGTATCGAACGCCGTCTGCAACTTATTGAACATAGGAGTTAACCGCTCTCCCTGGCGATGATGAGATGGTATCGTAAGTCGGGGAAAACCACTAGACAACTTTGATTTTGAGGCATTTTCAGGATGTGGAAATAATAGGAGTGGACGCTCAGGCATCATTCACCTCCATTTTGTTGCTCCACTTTGACCGATCTTGCAGACCATTGTTGGAGTGTCTGAGAAACAATAGTTTTCATATCGGAATTTGGTTGCTCTAGCACATACTGACGAAATACTGTTATGCCGAATTCTTCTGCCTCAGCAAAATTAGATCCGACTAATCGTTTAGCTAAGACTGTGGGTGAATGACCGAAAGAGACATTTATGCGACGCTGATATCTCTCAAACCACTCTGCCAATCGAGCTGCAGTTGGCTCAGGCAGATTCATGCGAATTTGAAAACGCCGCCAAACAGCTCGATCTAGGAGTTCCGGATGATTTGTTGCACCGATAACCACCACATGACTTGGCAGACTATCAACCTGTAGAAGCAATGAACTAACCACACGTTTGATCTCGCCTGTTTCGTGAGTATCGCCACGCTCCTTACCTAGGGTCTCGAACTCATCAAAAAACAATACACATTTTCTAGTTGAAGCATATTCAAATAGCTTTCTTAGCCGAACTGCTGTCTCACCTAGGTAAGTGCCTACAATGCTCTCGTACCGCACAACCAGAAGTGGAACAAGTAAAGCTTCTGCGATGGCCTCGGCTAAAGATGTCTTTCCATTACCAGGAGGTCCGATAAGAAGCACACGATTTCTGGGTTCTAAATTGTAAGAACGCAGTAGATCAGAACGATGGTGCTCTTGTACAAGACTCTGACATATCTGAAGAACTGAGTTAGGCAGTATTAGATCTGCCAGTTTTTTTTGAGGAATGGTCTCATGAACCAGGTTCCCCGTACGCTGATCAAAAACTGGTGTTCCGTTAGTAGCGGGGCGATCCATAAGTGGTGCGCAGTTCAGAAGCCCCTCAAGTTTCTCAGCAAGTACCTGATGTTGTTTCGCTCTTTCTTCAGCTATAATAGCTTCAACGACTTTTCGCTGTGTAGCCTTGTCACCCTGCATGCCTGATTGAACCAGGCGAACTAAGAGGTCCGCTCTTGCCATTATCCATCTCCAATCATAATACCCGCATGGTTAACCACATCAGCAGCTTAGATTATTATTGTGATTTCCAGTTTTTAGCAACATCACTTTCTGTCACTATACTAGCAAATGCGATCAATGGTGTGTCGAAAGCTTAGCACAGCTTAGGTTATCCCGTCAATATCCAGGGCACAAATGCAACTCAGGTTGTTACTACTTTCTGGACGATATTTATTACACCCAATCTGCGCAAAGCACTTCTGCTTGTTCCAGCACAGTTATTGTAGCGGTTTCTTGTTTGTCTGGCGGATAGCCATACTTACGAAGAATGCGCTTAACAAGAACTCTCAGATGAGCTCTTACGTTCTCCCGCAGTGTCCAATCGATAGTGACATTATTACGAACTGTTTCAACCAGTTCCCGCGCAATGGTTCTTAGTGTCTCATCACCAAGTACTTTAACGGCACTATCATTTGTTTCCAGTGCATCATAAAAAGCGATCTCATCGTTAGTTAATCCAAGATCTTCTCCGCGCTTATCAGCTTCGCGCATTTCCTTCGCCAACTGTATTAACTCTTCAATAACTTGTGCTGTCTCAATCGCACGGTTTTGGTAGCGTCTCAAAGATCGCTCTAGCATATCTGCAAATGATCGAGCCTGCACGACATTTCGCTTCGAGCGTGTCTTTATCTCTCCTCTTAGGAGCCTCTGTAGCAGTTCGACTGCCAGATTGCGCTGCGGCATATCTCGAACTTCTGCCAGAAACTCATCGGAGAGTATGGAGATATCCGGCTTCTTCAGTCCGGCTGCGGCGAAGATGTCCACAACCTCGTCAGAGACCATCGCTTTGGAGATGATTTGGCGAATAGCGTGGTCGAGGTCCTCGTCTGCCCTGGACTCCCCGGGCGCACTCTTGGCGAACACCGCTCGCACGGCTTGGAAAAAGCCCACATCGTCGCGTATGCGCAGCGCGTCCTCATGTGGCACTGCTAAGGCGAACGACTGAGAAAGCTCTCTCACGGCTTGCATCAGGCGGTTCTTGCCGTCCTCTTGCGCCAGGATATGCTCTTGTGCCGCCGGAAGCAGCGACAGCCGTTCGTTCGCTGTGCCCGTTGTCCAGAGTGACCAGTCAAAGCCATGGAATAATGCCGCGCAGACTTCGTGCTTTGCAAGCATCAACGCTACAGCTTCGGCCTGATCGACTACCGCGCTGCCGGTACCGCCGCTCTCGGTATAGGTCGCCAATGCTTGCTTCAGCTCGTCGGCCAGACCCAGGTAATCGACAACCAGCCCGCCCGGCTTGTCTCTGAACACGCGATTGACGCGGGCAATAGCCTGCATCAGTCCGTGCCCGTGCATCGGCTTGTCCAGATACATTGTGTGCAGACTGGGAGCATCGAAGCCGGTGAGCCACATATCGCGAACGATGACTATCTGGAACGGGTCCGCTGGATTCCGAAATCGCTTAGCGAGCTCTTCGCGGCGTGGTTTGTTACGAATGTGGTTCTGCCATTCCAGCGGGTCCGAGGCCGAGCCGGTCATCACGACCTTGAGCATTCCGCGGTCGTCGTCATCCCCATGCCATCCCGGCCGCAGCTCAACGAGTGCGTTATACAGCTCAACAGCGATGCGGCGGCTCATGCACACGATCATGGCCTTGCCGTCCATAGTGGCGAGGCGGTCCTCGAAATGGTCAACCATGTCCTGGGCGATCAGTTTGATGCGGTTCTCCGAGCCAACCACTGCTTCGAGCTGCGCCCACTTCGTCTTCAGCTTCTCTTTGCGCTCGATCTCCTCGCCTTCGGTTGCCTCCTCGAAGTCCGGATCGATCTTGGGTTTCTCCGACTCCCTCAGTTCCAGCTTGGCAAGGCGGCTCTCGTAGTAGATCGGGACTGTAGCTTTGTCCTCCACCGCGCGTTGAATATCGTAGACATTGATATAGTCGCCGAATACCGCGCGGGTGTTCGCGTCGGTCTTCTCGATGGGGGTACCGGTGAAACCGATGAACGAGGCGTTAGGCAACGCGTCGTGCATGTGCCGGGCGAAGCCGTCAATGAAGTCATACTGGCTGCGATGCGCTTCGTCAGCGATCACTACGATGTTGTGTCGCTCCGAAACCGGCTCCCGGTCGCCTTCGGTTTCCGGGAAGAACTTCTGAATTGTGCTGAACACCACACCGCCGGATGCGACAGCAAGCTTCGCCCGCAAGTCGGCACGATCAGCGGCCTGCACGGGGGCTTGACGCAGCAAATCCCGGCAGCGGGCGAACGTGCCAAATAGCTGATCATCCAGATCATTGCGGTCTGTAATCACGATTACTGTGGGATTCTCCATTGCCGGGTGCAGGATCACGCGACCGGCATAAAAGGCCATCGTAAGGCTCTTGCCCGATCCTTGAGTATGCCAGACCACACCGACGCGATGATCACCGCCTGCTTGAGCTGCCTTGACTGTGGACTCCAGCGCGGCATTCACTGCGTGGAACTGGTGATACCCCGCGATCTTCTTTATCACCTCTCCGCCGCCTGCGTCCTCGAAAAGAATGAAGTAGCGGATCAGGTCAAGGAAATGCCTCTTCTCAAAGACTCCCTCAAGCAGCGCCTGCAGTTGAGTGCCTGGCGTCTCATCAAGCGCTCGCCAGGGTTTGAACCACTCTTTGCCAGCTCCAAGCGCACCAACGCGCGCCTCAAGTCCATCGGAAACCACGAGCGCGGCGTTCGTGGCGAAGATTGCCGGAATCTGCGCCTGGTAGGTTTGAAGTTGCCGATGTGCCGACCAAATATCGGCATTTTCATCTGTCGGGTTCTTGAGCTCAAGCACAGCCAGCGGCAGTCCGTTCACAAACACCACCACATCAGGGCGCCGCGTGTGCTGTCCCTCGGCCACGGTGAACTGATTGATGGCCAGCCAGTCGTTGTTGTCTGGCTCGTCGAAATCGAGCACACGCGCTTGCGCACCGGCAATAGAGCCATCACTGCGGCGATACTCCACCGTCACTCCATCTATGAGCAGCCGATGTAGGGCGCGGTTGCGCTCCACCAGCGATGGCGCATCAACGCACGTGAGCTTACGATATGCGTCCTCCAGGGCCTCACTAGGCAGGTCCGGGTTCAGTCGAACGAGCGCTTGCCATACACGCCCTTCCAGAACTACGTCACGGTAGTCAGGGTCGCTACGCTCAGCGCCCGGCGTTCCCGCCGCAATGTCAGGGCCGTGGAGCGCTGTGTAACCCAATGCCTCAAACCAGGCGAGGGCAGCCTCTTCGACCACGGATTCCATAAAGCTCCTCTCGCTCACTATGCAGTGCCTCCCTCTTGTTCGGGTTGAAAAAGTGACTCCAGCGTTCCCACTTGATGTGAACTCGATATTCGCTGTTCTGCTTCATGCGTAAACAAGTTAAAGCAGTTGATCATTGAGAACGGGTCAAACTGATGCAGTAGAAGATCAGCGTTTTCGTCTGGCGAGTGATCGAGCGAGAAAGTGCGCTCGTCTTCACCGGAGTAGACAAAGTCGGTGTTGGTTAGCTCGACACGACCGTCTGAATCTACTGTCTTCAAATACACGTTCTGCTCGAAGTGCACAAATCCGGCATGTCGAATAGTCGGTCGCACACAGCCGGCATATCTTTCATCTAGCTCATCTACGATGTTCCGGGATTCCATAACTGCGGCTACTGTGTCTTCGTAAGCACGTGGGTCAATGGCGTATAGCGCCTCGCTAACGGCATAAGGCTGACCTGCGACGACTACGGGCTCGTCAGCCATGTCCAAGAGTCTGTCCACAGTGGGGTTTCTTGGTTGTGGGGCGTCTGCCATTGGGAGCCTCTGCTGCAGACTCTCCTCCAGCACCTGTTCCACATCGGCAATCTCAAAGAGCATGGCGAATGTGTCCAGGGCAGCGGCTCGAAGCGCTGCAATGTGGTCACTCTCAGGAACGCCGCCAGCAGCGTGATACTGGTCGTTCCTGATGCTGTGGTAGAACACGACCTCGTCATTAGGAATTCTCAGTGTCCATCCTCGGCGCTCTGCTTCCTGCCGCAGGAATTCCAGCTTGGTGTGGTAATTGGACTTCCATTGCTCAATATCCTCCCGCCTATAAGTCCTGTTACTGCGTTGTATTGGATTGAGGCCGAGATAGGTCGTGATTGCTACCTCGATAGCGTTGTCGAAGCATATGTGAGCAATACGTCGGTCGAAATCATCTCCATCGCGTAGATGAAGTTCTGCGTGGACGATAAGCTCGAAGGCAGCCTTTGTCCACGGCTTCAGTCTGGTGCTCATAGTGATCGCCCGATGATGCTTGCAGCGTCTGGTATCGGCAACTCCCCTGAGATGAGCTTAGCGAGAAGCGTATCGCGGATGTCGGCGAGGGTGCCAGACTCGCTCTCGGCCTGCGCAATTCTCTGCAGCAGGGGTTCGACAGCCTCGCTGAACGCGACAAGGACTGGAATGTCAGCTCGGATCACTTGCGTTGCGGCCACTACCTCCGGGCGAACTGCGGGATAAGCACCGCCATCCGCCAAATGCGAGAGCAGTTCAATGTTGTCCATCGCCG
The Armatimonadota bacterium genome window above contains:
- a CDS encoding S8 family peptidase, with the translated sequence MFNKLQTAFDTRRVEMQQTTAGIDPEQVLVIETIGSVENFARAVKCIDGLEWLGELEIDEIAPDDDFFDESKPDKSLNGRLYLVMTNQKALDEMLSLWRQYQADPNMQFVRGMTKFRDAFLHLKEIRRWDVQDRLSETGIIDIWRQDLKYDGDRMLRFEAELWFRENTAKRIISQQEVSNLVQQAGGQILGQCVLEDIAYHAILAELPANCVRTIIDDPTVELVKCDNIMFFRPVGQMSVGDQHIDGEIERGTVKDAPLPTGSSVVAILDGLPIENHLSLAGRLRIDDPDNWSEDYTASERIHGTSMASLIVRGDMNDSSAALARPVYLRPIMKPMKNCFITPRPECVPDDVLVVDLIHRAIKRMIEGDGEDGPVAPDVRVINLSFGDKSRQFINAMSPIARLIDWLSVKYNVLFIISAGNHCSQISLEIADDEFRALAPEDLEKITVKALYQDARHRRLLSPAESMNGITVGAVHFDSSNVVQVGNRIDPFGQLLPSPVSAFGSGYRRAIKPDILFVGGRQYYRPVMKSGPSTIEPAIHRIPPGNKVASPGTIEGELSATSYCCGTSNAAALISRSAGICYDSLIDILNDQLPAFNDDVCITPLLKAMLVHGCMWSDMGERLLSVIKDSEIGRKIVERANRLYSRSADIANEINRQHKKLLARWLGYGMPEIERVLNCTKQRASLLGFGQLSDSAAHVFRLPLPPSLGSRPEWRRLTVTLAWLSPLAVNTQKYRTASLWFEIKNSNLVPSRSDADWQAVRRGTVQHEVFEGEKAEPFIDGYAMEIKVNCRQEAGKIVSPVPYGMVVSLEVSEGIDIAVYDEIRTRIAPPIQIQQSNDVL
- a CDS encoding ATP-binding protein, producing the protein MARADLLVRLVQSGMQGDKATQRKVVEAIIAEERAKQHQVLAEKLEGLLNCAPLMDRPATNGTPVFDQRTGNLVHETIPQKKLADLILPNSVLQICQSLVQEHHRSDLLRSYNLEPRNRVLLIGPPGNGKTSLAEAIAEALLVPLLVVRYESIVGTYLGETAVRLRKLFEYASTRKCVLFFDEFETLGKERGDTHETGEIKRVVSSLLLQVDSLPSHVVVIGATNHPELLDRAVWRRFQIRMNLPEPTAARLAEWFERYQRRINVSFGHSPTVLAKRLVGSNFAEAEEFGITVFRQYVLEQPNSDMKTIVSQTLQQWSARSVKVEQQNGGE
- a CDS encoding type I restriction endonuclease subunit R — translated: MESVVEEAALAWFEALGYTALHGPDIAAGTPGAERSDPDYRDVVLEGRVWQALVRLNPDLPSEALEDAYRKLTCVDAPSLVERNRALHRLLIDGVTVEYRRSDGSIAGAQARVLDFDEPDNNDWLAINQFTVAEGQHTRRPDVVVFVNGLPLAVLELKNPTDENADIWSAHRQLQTYQAQIPAIFATNAALVVSDGLEARVGALGAGKEWFKPWRALDETPGTQLQALLEGVFEKRHFLDLIRYFILFEDAGGGEVIKKIAGYHQFHAVNAALESTVKAAQAGGDHRVGVVWHTQGSGKSLTMAFYAGRVILHPAMENPTVIVITDRNDLDDQLFGTFARCRDLLRQAPVQAADRADLRAKLAVASGGVVFSTIQKFFPETEGDREPVSERHNIVVIADEAHRSQYDFIDGFARHMHDALPNASFIGFTGTPIEKTDANTRAVFGDYINVYDIQRAVEDKATVPIYYESRLAKLELRESEKPKIDPDFEEATEGEEIERKEKLKTKWAQLEAVVGSENRIKLIAQDMVDHFEDRLATMDGKAMIVCMSRRIAVELYNALVELRPGWHGDDDDRGMLKVVMTGSASDPLEWQNHIRNKPRREELAKRFRNPADPFQIVIVRDMWLTGFDAPSLHTMYLDKPMHGHGLMQAIARVNRVFRDKPGGLVVDYLGLADELKQALATYTESGGTGSAVVDQAEAVALMLAKHEVCAALFHGFDWSLWTTGTANERLSLLPAAQEHILAQEDGKNRLMQAVRELSQSFALAVPHEDALRIRDDVGFFQAVRAVFAKSAPGESRADEDLDHAIRQIISKAMVSDEVVDIFAAAGLKKPDISILSDEFLAEVRDMPQRNLAVELLQRLLRGEIKTRSKRNVVQARSFADMLERSLRRYQNRAIETAQVIEELIQLAKEMREADKRGEDLGLTNDEIAFYDALETNDSAVKVLGDETLRTIARELVETVRNNVTIDWTLRENVRAHLRVLVKRILRKYGYPPDKQETATITVLEQAEVLCADWV